A part of Terriglobus roseus genomic DNA contains:
- a CDS encoding fumarate hydratase yields MTQIKQEDFISSIADALQYISYYHPVDYITNLARAYELEESVAAKDAMAQILINSRMCAEGHRPICQDTGIVSVFLKIGMGVQFADATLDVQQMCDEGVRRAYLDPDNTLRASVLADPAFSRKNTKDNTPAVVVTELVAGNGVDVIVAAKGGGSEAKSKFAMLNPSDSIVDWVLKMVPQMGAGWCPPGMLGIGIGGTAEKAMLLAKQSLMEPIDMQDLIARGPQNKTEELRIELYRKVNALGIGAQGLGGLTTVLDIKILDAPTHAANLPVAMIPNCAATRHVHFHLDGSGPAKLDPPSLEDWPKLTYNPTNARRVNLDTVTREEVATWQAGETVLLNGKLLTGRDAAHKRMTDMLNRDEKLPVDFTNRFIYYVGPVDPVREEVVGPAGPTTATRMDKFTRQMLEQTGLLGMVGKSERGPQAIEAIKDNGAVYLMAVGGAAYLVSKAIKASKVLAFEDLGMEAIYEFEVVDMPVTVAVSADGTSVHTTGPVEWSARIAASQDLGGVPILQ; encoded by the coding sequence ATGACGCAGATCAAGCAGGAAGACTTCATCAGCAGCATTGCGGATGCGCTGCAGTACATCAGCTACTACCACCCGGTGGACTACATCACGAACCTCGCTCGTGCCTATGAGCTGGAGGAGTCTGTGGCTGCCAAGGATGCGATGGCGCAGATCCTGATCAATAGCCGCATGTGTGCGGAGGGGCATCGCCCCATCTGCCAGGACACCGGGATTGTGTCTGTTTTCCTGAAGATCGGCATGGGCGTGCAGTTTGCCGATGCCACATTGGATGTTCAACAGATGTGTGATGAAGGCGTGCGCCGCGCATACCTGGACCCGGACAACACGTTGCGTGCGTCGGTGTTGGCGGATCCTGCCTTCAGCCGCAAGAACACGAAGGACAATACGCCTGCGGTTGTGGTCACCGAACTTGTCGCTGGCAATGGGGTGGATGTAATCGTGGCGGCGAAGGGCGGCGGTAGCGAGGCGAAGAGTAAGTTCGCCATGTTGAACCCGTCGGACAGCATTGTGGATTGGGTGCTGAAGATGGTGCCGCAGATGGGCGCTGGATGGTGCCCGCCGGGAATGCTGGGTATTGGCATCGGCGGCACGGCGGAGAAGGCGATGCTCCTGGCTAAACAGTCGCTGATGGAACCCATCGACATGCAGGACCTGATTGCGCGTGGTCCGCAGAACAAGACTGAGGAACTGCGCATTGAGCTCTATCGCAAGGTGAATGCTCTTGGTATTGGAGCGCAGGGGCTTGGTGGCCTTACAACTGTGCTGGATATCAAGATTCTTGACGCTCCAACGCACGCTGCGAATCTTCCCGTTGCCATGATTCCGAATTGTGCGGCCACGCGGCACGTGCATTTTCATCTGGACGGCAGTGGGCCAGCGAAGCTTGATCCACCGTCGCTGGAAGATTGGCCGAAGCTGACTTACAACCCCACAAATGCGCGCCGCGTGAATCTGGATACGGTGACGCGTGAAGAAGTGGCGACGTGGCAGGCGGGGGAAACCGTGCTGCTAAACGGCAAGCTCCTGACGGGGCGTGATGCTGCCCACAAGCGCATGACGGACATGCTGAACCGTGATGAGAAGCTGCCAGTCGATTTCACGAACCGCTTCATCTACTACGTTGGCCCAGTCGATCCGGTGCGTGAAGAAGTGGTGGGGCCAGCGGGACCGACGACTGCGACTCGTATGGATAAGTTCACGCGGCAGATGCTGGAGCAGACCGGTCTTCTGGGCATGGTGGGTAAGAGCGAACGTGGACCGCAGGCGATTGAAGCCATTAAGGACAATGGCGCGGTGTATCTGATGGCCGTTGGCGGCGCGGCGTACCTGGTGTCGAAGGCTATCAAGGCGTCGAAGGTGCTGGCATTTGAAGACCTTGGAATGGAGGCGATCTACGAATTTGAAGTGGTAGATATGCCTGTGACCGTGGCAGTTAGCGCGGATGGAACCAGCGTTCATACGACTGGTCCGGTAGAGTGGTCCGCGCGGATTGCGGCTTCGCAAGACCTTGGCGGTGTGCCGATTCTTCAGTAG
- a CDS encoding amidase, whose translation MRPIGDVLQQLHSGVTTSRMLVEQCLTNIANPDGEGARTFTRVNDRALQQADEADALLREGDTANKPLLGLPISVKDLFDVEGEVTTAGSVVLSEAPPADQDAAIIARLRDAGAVIIGRTNMTEFAYSGLGLNPHYGTPANPWDRAHRRIPGGSSSGAAISVTDDMAIAAIGTDTGGSVRIPSALCGLTGFKPTAGRIPLHGTVPLARSLDSVGPLAVTVDCCARLDAVLSGEIHASHPPLPLHNLKFGVLQGYVLEGLDDTTATAFHNALNALKEAGATTEPVEFPALARIPASNQTAAAEAYAWHRRSLATSGHRYDPHVSTRILHGANMLAADLLDLMQARREIIAESMQVFAGYDAILLPTTPIIAPSIADLEHDDAAYFNANGLMLRNTSIFNFLDGCGLSVPCHRNGEAPVGLMIAGTHGSDAHILRVGSAIEVALTPLRQ comes from the coding sequence ATGCGTCCGATTGGCGATGTTCTGCAACAACTTCACTCTGGAGTAACGACCAGCCGCATGCTGGTTGAACAATGCCTCACCAACATCGCCAATCCCGATGGCGAAGGTGCGCGCACGTTCACGCGCGTTAACGACAGAGCTCTGCAACAAGCCGATGAAGCCGACGCTCTGCTGCGCGAGGGCGATACAGCAAACAAGCCTCTGCTGGGACTCCCCATCTCCGTTAAGGACCTGTTCGATGTCGAAGGTGAAGTTACCACCGCAGGCTCGGTGGTTCTGAGCGAAGCTCCACCAGCCGATCAGGACGCGGCCATCATTGCACGTCTACGCGATGCAGGGGCTGTCATCATTGGACGCACGAACATGACAGAGTTCGCCTACAGCGGGCTCGGTTTAAATCCGCATTACGGCACTCCTGCTAACCCATGGGATCGCGCACATCGTCGCATACCTGGCGGCTCCTCCAGTGGCGCTGCGATCTCCGTGACAGATGACATGGCCATCGCAGCCATCGGAACTGATACAGGTGGTTCGGTGCGAATCCCGTCTGCGTTATGTGGACTTACTGGCTTCAAACCCACAGCTGGTCGCATTCCGCTACACGGCACGGTGCCACTGGCTCGCAGTCTTGATTCCGTCGGGCCGCTCGCAGTCACGGTGGATTGCTGCGCCCGATTGGATGCCGTGCTCTCAGGCGAGATCCATGCATCACACCCCCCACTACCTCTGCATAACCTCAAGTTCGGCGTTTTGCAGGGTTACGTTCTTGAAGGATTGGATGACACCACTGCCACCGCCTTCCACAATGCGTTAAACGCGTTGAAAGAAGCTGGCGCGACCACAGAACCAGTGGAATTCCCCGCGCTGGCGCGGATCCCTGCAAGCAACCAGACCGCTGCGGCGGAAGCCTATGCATGGCACCGACGCTCGCTTGCAACCAGCGGGCACCGCTACGATCCGCACGTCTCCACACGCATCCTGCACGGCGCCAACATGCTTGCCGCTGATTTGCTGGACTTGATGCAAGCACGCCGCGAAATCATCGCTGAATCCATGCAAGTCTTCGCTGGCTACGACGCCATCCTCCTGCCCACCACGCCCATCATCGCGCCCTCTATTGCCGACTTGGAACACGACGATGCAGCCTACTTCAATGCCAACGGACTAATGCTGCGCAACACCAGCATCTTCAACTTCCTCGATGGCTGCGGACTTTCCGTTCCCTGTCATCGCAACGGTGAAGCACCCGTTGGTCTGATGATTGCCGGGACTCACGGCAGCGACGCTCATATCCTGCGTGTCGGCTCAGCTATCGAAGTGGCTCTGACGCCATTACGCCAATAA
- a CDS encoding heavy metal translocating P-type ATPase, with amino-acid sequence MSCCGEEKAVEVQIDPVCGMSVDPTNAAASTEFEGKTYYFCCKGCRDKFVVDPQKYLQGDTKADSCCGSGQQLVTLSSAPATPKVTDVVCGMMIDPAKAAATAEYKGDIYYFCAKGCHAKFTANPEKYLHPASDAPPPAGAESMEYTCPMDPQIRQIGPGTCPICGMALEPVGVVLEEDTSELDDMTKRIWIASLLTLPLLLMMFMRHMPVVELLLATAVVWGCGWPFFVRGWQSVRTGNWNMFTLIALGTGAAYLYSLVAVEAPQLFPATARDASGEIGLYFEPAAVIVTLVLVGQVLELRARSSTGAALRSLLGLAPQTALRVQGNTEKDVPLSEVHVGDVLRVRPGERVPVDGVVLDGASSIDESMMTGESMPVAKTANDAVTGGTMNGTGAFRMRAERVGADTMLQQIVRMVSEAQRTRAPIQRVADRVSGIFVPAVLAAAVIAFAAWLLVGPQPRLSHAVVSAVAVLIVACPCALGLATPMAITVGTGRGAHAGVLLRNAEALEQLGKVDTLVIDKTGTLTEGKPSVAEVIPQPGFSAEDVLQLAASVEKMSEHPLAGAVVRAADERGVLLHSAEGFVSTTGQGVRAMVDGCRIVVGNASAIRDLPRDVDASRVDGRTLIFVAVNDVFAGSIAIADPIRSSAAHVVKELQREGLKIVMATGDHEATARAVAEPLQIDYRASQLPQDKAALVKQLRDTGAVVAMAGDGINDAPALAAADVGIAMGNGTDIAMESAPVTLLKGDLQSLLRARRLSVATMRTIRQNLFFAFFYNALGVPLAAGVLYPLFHLTLNPMVAAGAMSLSSVCVIGNSLRLRSLKLQ; translated from the coding sequence ATGAGTTGCTGTGGTGAAGAGAAGGCGGTAGAGGTGCAGATAGACCCAGTATGTGGCATGTCGGTGGACCCGACGAATGCTGCTGCTTCTACAGAGTTTGAAGGAAAAACTTATTATTTCTGCTGCAAAGGTTGCCGCGACAAGTTTGTCGTCGATCCACAAAAGTATCTGCAGGGAGACACGAAGGCCGACAGTTGCTGCGGCAGCGGACAGCAACTCGTGACGTTGTCTTCAGCCCCTGCTACTCCGAAGGTTACGGATGTTGTCTGTGGGATGATGATTGATCCCGCCAAGGCCGCAGCCACCGCGGAATATAAGGGCGACATCTATTACTTCTGTGCGAAGGGATGTCACGCGAAGTTCACCGCTAATCCTGAAAAATATCTCCATCCTGCTTCCGACGCTCCGCCGCCTGCGGGCGCGGAAAGCATGGAATACACGTGTCCTATGGACCCACAGATTCGGCAGATTGGGCCTGGAACATGTCCGATCTGTGGCATGGCGTTGGAGCCCGTGGGAGTTGTGTTGGAGGAAGATACCTCTGAGTTAGATGACATGACGAAGCGGATTTGGATCGCTTCGCTATTGACGCTGCCGTTGTTGCTGATGATGTTCATGCGACACATGCCAGTGGTGGAATTGTTGTTGGCTACCGCAGTGGTCTGGGGATGTGGATGGCCGTTCTTTGTACGCGGATGGCAGTCAGTCCGCACCGGCAATTGGAATATGTTTACGCTGATTGCGTTGGGAACGGGCGCTGCCTATCTTTACAGTCTGGTTGCGGTGGAAGCGCCGCAATTGTTTCCTGCAACAGCCCGCGACGCATCGGGAGAGATTGGTCTTTACTTTGAACCTGCGGCGGTGATCGTCACACTGGTCTTAGTGGGACAGGTGTTGGAGCTTCGCGCACGGAGCAGCACCGGTGCGGCGTTGCGTTCTTTGCTTGGTTTGGCCCCGCAGACGGCACTGCGTGTGCAAGGCAATACAGAGAAAGATGTGCCGTTGTCGGAAGTGCATGTAGGGGACGTGCTGCGCGTCCGTCCGGGTGAGCGTGTTCCGGTAGATGGCGTTGTGCTGGATGGTGCTTCGTCGATTGATGAATCGATGATGACTGGCGAGTCGATGCCTGTTGCGAAGACCGCAAATGATGCTGTTACCGGTGGCACGATGAACGGCACAGGCGCGTTCCGTATGCGTGCAGAACGCGTCGGAGCAGATACGATGCTTCAACAAATCGTGCGGATGGTGAGTGAGGCGCAACGAACGCGTGCGCCGATTCAGCGAGTCGCTGATCGCGTGAGTGGCATTTTTGTCCCCGCGGTGCTTGCGGCTGCAGTGATTGCATTTGCGGCATGGCTGCTGGTGGGGCCTCAGCCTCGACTGTCGCACGCAGTGGTGAGTGCAGTGGCTGTATTGATCGTGGCGTGTCCATGTGCGTTGGGGTTGGCTACGCCGATGGCAATCACTGTAGGCACAGGACGCGGAGCGCATGCAGGTGTGTTGCTTCGTAATGCGGAGGCGCTGGAGCAGTTAGGCAAAGTTGATACGCTGGTGATCGATAAGACCGGAACGCTTACAGAAGGTAAGCCTTCTGTTGCGGAGGTGATCCCGCAGCCGGGGTTCAGTGCAGAGGATGTGCTGCAACTTGCTGCGAGTGTCGAGAAAATGAGCGAGCATCCTTTGGCCGGTGCAGTAGTGCGTGCGGCTGATGAGCGTGGTGTGTTATTGCATTCGGCGGAAGGATTTGTTTCAACGACTGGGCAGGGCGTGCGTGCGATGGTTGATGGTTGCCGTATTGTGGTTGGAAACGCTTCGGCAATTCGTGACCTGCCACGCGACGTTGATGCTTCACGAGTGGATGGCAGAACGCTGATCTTCGTTGCTGTTAACGATGTATTTGCAGGCAGCATTGCCATTGCTGATCCGATACGTTCCTCTGCTGCGCATGTCGTGAAGGAGCTTCAGCGTGAGGGATTGAAGATCGTGATGGCTACTGGCGATCATGAGGCAACGGCAAGGGCTGTAGCTGAACCGTTGCAGATTGATTACAGAGCGAGCCAGTTGCCGCAGGACAAGGCGGCGCTGGTAAAACAACTGCGTGACACTGGTGCTGTCGTCGCCATGGCGGGCGACGGTATCAACGACGCGCCTGCGCTTGCTGCTGCGGATGTTGGTATTGCAATGGGGAATGGGACGGATATCGCCATGGAGTCTGCGCCTGTGACGCTGCTGAAGGGCGATCTGCAAAGTTTGTTACGGGCGCGGCGATTGAGTGTCGCTACCATGCGGACCATTCGGCAGAATCTATTCTTTGCTTTCTTCTATAACGCTTTGGGAGTCCCTCTCGCCGCGGGCGTTTTGTATCCGTTGTTTCATCTGACGTTGAATCCGATGGTGGCTGCAGGCGCGATGAGTCTTTCGTCGGTTTGCGTCATCGGAAATTCATTGCGACTGCGTTCCCTGAAGCTGCAGTGA
- a CDS encoding TolC family protein, with the protein MRMHSLVLACVMVSGAAAAQSMEGMHHDHGEMQQQQSAPAARSALAYPMQEVQEPEALEFRTGENLPAPELLKDVMQKPAMTLAQWLDLAETHHPSLIEARAAVTRSEQQARQVALPPDPVVGYSGEHIRGGSYHGGEQGAFLSQEIVLGRKLALRRDVARAEGKANELGVETQRARVHNDVAQRFFDALSAQVSVSIHERMLKRAEDAQVNAHELMRVGQADAADVLKAEIQAEQAKMDFVDAQRMFLGAFGRLAATAGVSSMSAQPLDGKLTEPPQMDIQDLMRKGVDDSPAVKQATASVAIAEAQVKSAKRESIPDMKITAGEWYSGERLDGTNKAAGWMGFAQAGVQLPLWNRNQGNVGAAKAELSRAQAAVVRTQMWTRDRAEPIAQQYEQARFTAERYRTQMLPRARRAYELEVMKYQQMGQAYPKVLEAQAMLYELELGYVKALHEEWSTAIALENFTLDGALEKPVSIGAEDAMRNLPSSAGN; encoded by the coding sequence ATGAGGATGCATTCTCTGGTATTGGCATGCGTAATGGTGAGTGGTGCGGCTGCAGCGCAATCTATGGAAGGCATGCACCATGATCATGGTGAAATGCAACAGCAGCAAAGTGCTCCTGCAGCCCGGAGTGCTCTTGCGTATCCCATGCAGGAAGTGCAGGAGCCGGAGGCACTGGAGTTTCGCACGGGTGAGAATCTTCCCGCGCCGGAATTGTTGAAGGACGTTATGCAGAAGCCCGCGATGACCTTGGCGCAGTGGTTAGATCTTGCAGAGACGCACCATCCTTCGCTCATTGAGGCGCGTGCGGCTGTGACACGCAGTGAGCAACAAGCACGGCAGGTAGCGTTGCCGCCCGATCCGGTGGTTGGCTATTCAGGAGAGCATATTCGCGGCGGCAGTTATCATGGCGGCGAGCAGGGCGCGTTCCTTTCGCAGGAGATTGTGTTGGGACGAAAGCTTGCATTGCGTCGTGACGTCGCACGCGCGGAAGGCAAGGCGAATGAACTTGGCGTAGAAACACAACGTGCGCGTGTTCATAACGACGTTGCGCAGCGGTTCTTTGATGCATTGAGTGCGCAAGTGTCGGTGTCCATTCATGAACGTATGTTGAAGCGAGCGGAGGATGCGCAGGTGAATGCGCATGAATTAATGCGTGTGGGGCAGGCGGATGCAGCAGATGTATTAAAAGCTGAAATACAAGCGGAGCAGGCGAAGATGGATTTTGTCGATGCTCAACGGATGTTTCTTGGAGCGTTTGGAAGGCTTGCTGCTACAGCGGGCGTGTCGTCGATGAGTGCGCAGCCGTTGGATGGAAAATTGACTGAACCGCCGCAGATGGATATTCAGGATTTGATGCGCAAGGGAGTAGATGATAGTCCCGCGGTGAAGCAGGCAACAGCATCTGTTGCGATTGCAGAGGCACAGGTGAAGTCCGCAAAACGCGAATCGATTCCTGATATGAAGATCACCGCCGGCGAGTGGTACTCCGGTGAGCGATTGGATGGAACGAATAAAGCAGCCGGCTGGATGGGCTTTGCGCAGGCGGGCGTTCAGTTGCCATTGTGGAATCGCAATCAGGGTAATGTTGGTGCAGCGAAGGCGGAACTCTCTCGTGCGCAGGCTGCAGTTGTACGAACGCAGATGTGGACACGGGACCGTGCTGAGCCCATTGCACAACAATATGAACAGGCGCGATTCACGGCGGAGCGGTATCGCACGCAGATGTTGCCACGAGCCCGCCGGGCATATGAATTGGAAGTGATGAAGTACCAGCAGATGGGGCAGGCCTATCCCAAAGTGCTTGAGGCGCAGGCCATGTTGTATGAGTTGGAGCTTGGTTATGTGAAGGCGCTGCATGAGGAATGGTCGACGGCCATTGCTTTAGAAAACTTTACTCTTGATGGAGCGCTGGAAAAACCTGTAAGCATCGGCGCCGAAGATGCGATGCGGAATCTGCCTTCAAGTGCGGGGAATTGA
- a CDS encoding methylated-DNA--[protein]-cysteine S-methyltransferase has protein sequence MGLVKTSMPSPVGVLKLVASDAGLVAVLWPEDNPKRVRLEEAREDASHPVLKKAVVQLEEYFAGQRTEFDLPLDARGTEFQKLVWEQLLAIPYGKTRSYGEIAMRLGRPTASRAVGAANGRNPLSIVVPCHRVIGTSGALTGFAGGLETKRVLLELEGASMPRQKPLFSINTSKI, from the coding sequence ATGGGCTTGGTGAAAACGTCAATGCCATCACCTGTGGGCGTGCTGAAGTTAGTGGCGAGCGACGCTGGATTGGTCGCTGTACTTTGGCCAGAGGACAATCCGAAGCGTGTTCGTTTAGAGGAAGCGCGCGAGGACGCGTCGCACCCCGTCTTGAAAAAAGCTGTGGTTCAGTTGGAAGAGTATTTTGCGGGGCAACGCACTGAGTTTGATTTGCCACTGGATGCGCGTGGTACTGAATTTCAAAAGCTGGTTTGGGAACAACTATTGGCCATTCCGTATGGAAAGACGCGTAGTTATGGCGAGATTGCGATGCGTTTGGGAAGGCCCACGGCGAGCCGCGCGGTGGGCGCTGCGAATGGTAGGAATCCGCTGTCGATTGTGGTGCCTTGTCATCGCGTGATTGGAACGTCGGGCGCTCTGACAGGATTTGCTGGAGGACTGGAGACAAAACGGGTGTTGCTGGAGTTAGAAGGAGCCTCGATGCCGAGACAGAAGCCACTCTTTTCGATAAATACTTCCAAGATCTAA
- a CDS encoding multicopper oxidase family protein, translating into MSTRRSFLQRTAAWSAALLATGRESKAEVMASVPQNAGPQVHAKGGYLGTASGSLSKLDTGAKPLATAPVITTEVGDLPFEMDGDVKVFRLTASVFRQQIAPQKWVDVWGFNGSAPGPTIQVTQGDKIRVIYKNELPESTSIHWHGFEDTIGNDGMPGISQPPIKPGESFTYNFVIKQEGTFFYHSHMAMQEMAGMLGAVIMHPKVPYRPHCEKDYVIHLQEFALLANQTIPDTMKMEYNWLLLNGKASPATTPLIVKQGERIRIRFVNMGMDHHPMHVHGHTFYTTGTEGGRIPETAWWPGNTVLVGVGQARDVEFVADNPGDWMLHCHLPHHMMNQMVTQVGPMTRPMNMDMATKPAMRNGDVALANTDMDPSMMGMMQQQMDGSPRMSAQQRKQQGAFDTSQEGMMQQMQEAAPNAENVPNYPQDALMEGPMMQMDALVNRPENLGLNAGWSRFMQGMMTFVRVLPAEQYDRVIAAMKAANRPKDPFASLYGGAATSAVAKAEEVRR; encoded by the coding sequence ATGTCGACACGCAGATCGTTTCTGCAGCGCACGGCTGCATGGTCCGCAGCATTACTTGCCACTGGGCGCGAAAGCAAGGCGGAGGTTATGGCCTCTGTTCCGCAGAATGCAGGACCGCAAGTGCATGCGAAGGGCGGATACCTGGGCACAGCAAGTGGCTCGCTTTCAAAATTGGATACGGGCGCAAAGCCGTTGGCCACGGCTCCAGTCATAACCACGGAAGTGGGAGACTTGCCATTCGAGATGGACGGCGATGTGAAGGTGTTTCGCCTGACTGCGAGTGTCTTTCGCCAGCAGATTGCGCCGCAGAAGTGGGTGGACGTGTGGGGCTTCAACGGCAGTGCGCCGGGGCCTACGATTCAGGTCACGCAGGGCGATAAGATCCGCGTGATTTATAAGAATGAACTGCCTGAGTCGACGTCAATCCATTGGCATGGATTTGAAGACACCATCGGCAACGATGGTATGCCGGGCATTAGTCAACCGCCCATCAAGCCTGGTGAGAGCTTTACCTATAACTTCGTCATCAAGCAGGAAGGCACTTTCTTCTATCACTCGCACATGGCCATGCAGGAGATGGCAGGCATGCTGGGCGCGGTGATCATGCACCCGAAGGTCCCGTATCGTCCGCACTGCGAGAAGGACTACGTCATCCATCTGCAGGAGTTCGCTCTGCTTGCGAATCAGACGATCCCCGACACCATGAAGATGGAGTACAACTGGCTGCTGCTGAACGGCAAAGCCAGCCCGGCAACCACGCCGCTCATCGTGAAGCAGGGCGAGCGAATACGCATTCGCTTTGTGAACATGGGCATGGATCACCATCCGATGCATGTGCATGGACACACGTTCTATACCACCGGCACAGAAGGTGGCCGAATTCCGGAGACAGCGTGGTGGCCCGGAAACACTGTGTTGGTTGGCGTTGGACAGGCGCGCGATGTGGAGTTTGTTGCGGACAATCCTGGCGACTGGATGCTGCATTGCCATCTACCGCACCACATGATGAATCAGATGGTGACGCAGGTGGGACCGATGACGCGCCCCATGAATATGGATATGGCTACGAAGCCTGCAATGCGCAATGGTGATGTTGCACTTGCAAATACAGACATGGACCCATCCATGATGGGCATGATGCAGCAGCAGATGGATGGTTCGCCCCGTATGAGCGCACAACAGCGCAAGCAGCAGGGAGCCTTTGATACAAGCCAAGAAGGAATGATGCAGCAGATGCAGGAGGCTGCGCCAAACGCAGAAAACGTGCCGAACTATCCGCAAGACGCTTTGATGGAAGGGCCGATGATGCAGATGGATGCGTTGGTCAATCGGCCAGAGAATCTCGGATTGAATGCAGGCTGGAGCCGTTTCATGCAGGGCATGATGACGTTCGTGCGTGTGTTGCCTGCAGAACAATATGATCGCGTGATTGCTGCAATGAAGGCTGCGAATCGACCGAAGGATCCATTCGCTTCATTGTATGGCGGTGCTGCAACGAGTGCTGTTGCGAAGGCCGAGGAGGTGCGTCGATGA
- the asnB gene encoding asparagine synthase (glutamine-hydrolyzing) gives MCGIAGFLALKEQASSPFETLNTMAYPMRNRGPDAYGSWIGPEKEVGMAHRRLSIIDPTQDSDQPMHLQGGSLTIVFNGEIYNFRELRSQLEFYGHRFLTESDTEVLLHMYQQYGLDMLPMLRGMYAFAIWDRDSRTLVLARDPLGIKPMYYSVVDGKFCFASQVKSLTPLLDTYTPDPAGQAAFLLWGSVPEPYTLYREIRCMPAGSAMIVEPGCEPRIMQGETVSDVFAAAAEQEVTQDWSERQHILREALMDSVYAHMIADVPVALFLSAGLDSATIAGLLSERKEGSPETMTLGFTGGNIVNETKLASEIADFYGLGHKERYFGAREFAQMYEAFVEAMDQPTIDGMNVFMISRMAKDFGYKVAISGIGGDELFAGYPSFRQVPSMKRTFQWANGIPGIGQTFRWLSAPLLRRITSPKYAGLLEYGANIQGSYLLRRGLFMPWELKEVMDPDMARDGLRELEKTGLIGLRLPTSMQSDDVDKMHVHILEMTMYMRNQLLRDADWAGMANSVEIRVPFADWKLLKILAPYIVHGGFTKQDMVATPTRHLPPHILNRPKTGFAAPVRDWLSAGFPGEKPKRGLRGWALHLQKAFAVG, from the coding sequence ATGTGTGGTATTGCAGGCTTCCTGGCTCTGAAAGAGCAGGCGTCCTCCCCGTTCGAAACACTGAACACGATGGCATACCCGATGAGAAACAGGGGGCCAGACGCGTATGGATCCTGGATAGGGCCGGAAAAAGAGGTCGGCATGGCCCACCGTCGCCTGTCGATCATTGATCCCACACAAGACTCTGACCAGCCGATGCATCTTCAGGGTGGCTCTCTCACCATCGTCTTCAATGGAGAGATCTATAACTTTCGTGAACTTCGCTCGCAATTGGAGTTTTACGGGCATCGCTTTCTGACTGAGAGCGACACGGAAGTCCTTCTCCACATGTACCAGCAATACGGGCTGGACATGCTTCCCATGCTTCGAGGGATGTACGCCTTCGCCATATGGGATCGAGATAGCCGAACGCTTGTGTTGGCGCGGGATCCTTTGGGCATCAAGCCCATGTACTACAGCGTGGTCGACGGCAAGTTTTGTTTTGCTTCGCAGGTGAAGTCACTCACGCCGCTACTGGACACCTACACCCCTGATCCCGCCGGCCAAGCAGCCTTCCTTTTGTGGGGTTCGGTTCCTGAGCCTTACACGCTTTACCGTGAGATTCGGTGCATGCCTGCGGGATCCGCGATGATCGTGGAGCCGGGATGCGAGCCTCGGATCATGCAGGGAGAGACGGTCAGCGACGTCTTTGCCGCGGCTGCGGAACAAGAGGTGACACAGGATTGGTCCGAGCGACAGCATATCCTCCGCGAAGCACTGATGGACTCCGTTTACGCCCATATGATCGCGGACGTTCCAGTAGCGCTCTTCCTATCGGCAGGGTTGGATTCCGCCACTATCGCGGGGTTGCTGAGCGAAAGAAAAGAAGGCTCTCCTGAGACAATGACGCTCGGTTTTACCGGCGGCAACATCGTAAATGAAACCAAACTAGCCAGCGAAATCGCCGATTTTTATGGCTTGGGACATAAGGAAAGGTATTTCGGCGCGAGAGAGTTCGCGCAAATGTACGAGGCGTTCGTAGAGGCAATGGACCAGCCCACGATCGACGGCATGAATGTCTTTATGATCAGCCGCATGGCCAAAGATTTTGGTTACAAAGTGGCCATCTCCGGCATAGGAGGCGACGAACTCTTTGCCGGTTATCCCAGCTTCCGTCAGGTCCCCTCGATGAAGCGGACGTTTCAGTGGGCGAATGGTATTCCCGGCATAGGGCAGACATTCAGGTGGCTATCCGCACCTTTACTACGTCGTATCACTTCCCCAAAATACGCAGGGCTGCTGGAATACGGCGCTAATATCCAGGGTTCCTATCTGCTCCGCCGTGGTCTTTTCATGCCATGGGAATTAAAGGAAGTAATGGATCCCGACATGGCCCGCGACGGATTGCGTGAACTGGAGAAGACAGGCCTGATTGGACTGCGGCTTCCGACGTCGATGCAATCTGACGATGTCGACAAAATGCATGTCCACATCCTTGAAATGACCATGTACATGCGGAACCAGTTATTGAGAGACGCTGATTGGGCCGGTATGGCAAACTCTGTCGAAATACGAGTTCCATTCGCCGACTGGAAACTGTTGAAGATCCTCGCGCCCTATATCGTGCACGGGGGCTTCACGAAACAGGATATGGTCGCTACCCCAACAAGACATTTGCCACCCCATATCCTCAATCGACCCAAGACGGGCTTTGCAGCTCCCGTCCGCGACTGGCTCAGTGCAGGCTTCCCAGGAGAAAAGCCAAAGCGTGGACTGAGAGGCTGGGCGCTTCATCTGCAAAAAGCGTTCGCTGTGGGATGA